A DNA window from Gasterosteus aculeatus chromosome 16, fGasAcu3.hap1.1, whole genome shotgun sequence contains the following coding sequences:
- the map2 gene encoding microtubule-associated protein 2 isoform X2, with protein sequence MADSRQPEDGAPQWDPSGGQEATGNHGANGFPSTTYRTCQPSGAHMATGSYSARENGFNGELTGAPAITAEQVSARIVQEVTAEAVAVLKGEQETQRLPSVEDTANLPPSPPPSPAAQHFGPLEQDVGDEEEAGPLRRFQNSRERCKFLAPSISVSVPEDDPYHSDEEYYDHPLFSPEWTHSGSRPTGQAVAFRQIEEETMEALTAEYEEEVEEEEEEEESAEAAESEEALDEQQWSGEELELDSLQAEPLEQAEAVGEAQDVDLEPGEAARAAAESSLDREEEEEEEEAEAGGSPETALKMDSDKQGSEKSGSMSPDSIGSEKRPEEFNEPQMQGFFAGERVVPESPTMDMPSFDPPNVQTQAKEAARPLTLQPTYGEPITVSEKQPSVEVVEIGSIGAPPDSSSQVPKVQGEDSTRDTTDRSGMSAYFETSAMEVDVAPQSKGEGYYELSRSGEEKIMVDARPQEMSYSTLAEAQDKPNPKPANTVFTVPDRSNECRLSPGKLALEQRSYSLNITIGATDPSGQGRPRNFSPLATDIMSYTSGSLDESADYLPVTTPSVNNPPSLPPLILETAASITSDTSSPPRTSEPVSKPSPEPDSPVSPEPFQSTYKNGTVMAQDLPEMLDLAGTRSRLTSDNTEPEFTRRKSIQADFSAFTDDPPCSLVSEELSTGTRRNESQLEEMGYCVFSEYSGPMPSPADVLSPTNISPQAFTHSVLEAKVAEQARKLAVRDTSLEDTSQPSGIADVTEVKDQEKAERKDSAEEKSKVVDEESKQSVNEMPLVQLSESFVTPTVTVTLEEGGRSFSDTERQASGEGSASETEIADYERQIRKLEMEDRPLSMEEERELQELREKVKLVHQEAYEEVDAEDVYQLTGVAKDRIARPIKTSPASSVDSNIDDDKLLSPVLSPSKLKQREVYGSPKRTVSPVLGINKEKEESERKIREEQEKEAAEKKMKEEADIKIREEAEKKEKAMKEEAEIKIREEAEKKEKAIKEEAEIKIREEAEKKEKAIKEEAEIKIREEAENKEKAIKEEAEIKIREEAEKKEKEMKEEAEIKIREEAEKKEKEMKEEAEIKIREEAERKEKEMKEEADIKIREEAERKEKEMKEIEERERREKEEAERILKEETERKEKEQDMKEKEKEERDNKEKEERDKKEKEEREKMEQEAIKQKEEREQREIEEKVRIEKELREKEEREKLEMDLKEKEGKEKAAEMDKSVAEKLEEMAKQPEEEIAARPVEKEAEESVEAEKAQDKGREEVSDEAGPAVVKEIPETRAAIESVVTVEDDFITVVQTIDEAEEPGHSVRFSGSPEAEVLCAASQKAEEEEEEEDEEEEEEEESVELAQEPDMEAASVEEVVDVLETPASPGKEAQTIDTDAPTESYDRDETTMDDSILDSSWVDTQDDDKSTATEHIEPLPKVPSSVKKPAVVQSKHTQQRKTEKQEKTIKPKAKGGRAKGRMSTPERKPLRKEPVFIPREEIPKKKAVIRKAELTKSPSKRSAMRPDARQTRPTQHHSCPRRRATEGLLDTRQPLSVARKSRDRASCHIHHSPLTKIPASISRVAASLDRPRPSSAEPQRLPVLQRLVAEDGGSWSPAKRSSVPRHASILSRRVYHDNEESSTSITSSSSTAPRRPTSFPTEMRAEHRTGRTHSMTESVRSRSARSGHSTPRTPGSTAITPGTPPSYSSSSRTAGTPRSLSLMSQERKIAVVRTPPKSPATTPKQLRIINQPLPDFKNIRSKIGSIENIKYQPKGGQVMIQNKKIDLSHVTSKCGSLDNIHHRPGGGNVRIETVKLDFKDKAQAKVGSLDNAQHAPGGSRVTIESHGQIFRDHATARVDHGAETIVRSPGLSSLVSPQHHRDSNPSSCGSLNVLESPQLATLAEDVTAALAEQGL encoded by the exons ATGtaggggatgaggaggaggcgggcCCTCTCCGCCGCTTCCAAAATTCTCGGGAGAGGTGCAAGTTCCTCGCCCCCTCCATCTCAGTTTCCGTGCCCGAGGACGACCCGTACCACTCCGACGAGGAGTACTATGATCACCCATTGTTCAGCCCAGAGTGGACGCACTCGGGCTCTCGGCCCACAGGGCAGGCCGTGGCCTTTAGACAGATTGAAG AAGAGACCATGGAGGCTCTTACAGCTGAATATGAGgaagaggtggaagaggaggaggaggaggaggagagtgcagaagcagcagagtcGGAGGAAGCTCTTGATGAGCAGCAGTGGAGCggggaggagctggagctggacaGCCTCCAAGCTGAGCCCTTAGAGCAGGCAGAGGCCGTAGGCGAGGCCCAGGATGTAGACCTGGAGCCGGGCGAGGCAGCtagagctgctgcagaaagctctctggacagagaggaggaggaggaggaggaggaagcagaggctGGGGGGAGCCCTGAGACAG CTCTGAAGATGGACTCAGACAAGCAGGGAAGCGAGAAAAGTGGTTCCATGAGCCCAGACAGCATTGGATCGGAGAAACGCCCAGAGGAGTTTAATGAGCCCCAGATGCAAGGGTTCTTTGCTGGTGAACGAGTTGTACCAGAGAGCCCCACCATGGATATGCCATCATTCGATCCCCCCAACGTCCAGACCCAGGCCAAAGAAGCTGCCAGACCACTCACACTTCAGCCTACTTATGGCGAGCCTATCACAGTGTCAGAGAAACAGCCGtcagtggaggtggtggagatcgGCAGCATTGGTGCTCCTCCTGATTCCTCGTCACAGGTACCCAAAGTTCAAGGAGAAGACTCAACAAGGGACACTACAGACAGATCGGGCATGTCAGCATATTTTGAAACATCAGCCATGGAGGTTGACGTGGCTCCCCAAAGTAAGGGCGAAGGCTATTACGAACTGAGCAGATCTGGGGAAGAGAAGATTATGGTTGATGCCAGGCCTCAGGAGATGAGTTACAGCACACTAGCTGAAGCTCAGGATAAACCCAACCCTAAGCCAGCCAATACAGTGTTCACAGTTCCTGACAGGAGTAATGAATGCAGGCTTTCCCCGGGCAAACTGGCTTTAGAGCAGAGGAGCTACTCACTTAACATTACTATTGGAGCAACGGATCCAAGTGGCCAAGGAAGACCTAGGAACTTCTCCCCACTTGCCACAGATATCATGTCTTACACCAGTGGAAGTCTAGATGAGTCAGCAGACTACCTTCCAGTCACTACACCCTCCGTGAATAATCCTCCATCCCTGCCTCCTCTAATCCTGGAGACTGCGGCCTCCATCACCTCAGATACCTCATCTCCTCCAAGGACCTCTGAACCAGTTTCAAAACCCAGCCCTGAACCGGATTCGCCAGTATCACCAGAGCCATTCCAGAGCACCTATAAAAATGGCACAGTGATGGCGCAAGACTTACCTGAGATGCTGGACCTTGCTGGTACCCGTTCCAGACTCACATCAGACAACACTGAACCAGAATTCACCAGGAGAAAGTCAATTCAAGCTGATTTTTCAGCCTTCACAGACGACCCACCGTGCAGCCTTGTTTCGGAGGAACTTAGTACTGGGACCAGGAGGAATGAAAGCCAGCTGGAGGAGATGGGCTATTGTGTGTTCAGTGAATATTCAGGACCAATGCCATCACCGGCAGATGTGTTGAGCCCAACAAACATTTCTCCACAGGCCTTCACCCACTCAGTCCTGGAGGCAAAAGTGGCGGAGCAAGCCAGGAAATTAGCAGTCAGAGACACATCTTTGGAGGACACGAGCCAGCCATCAGGAATTGCTGATGTCACTGAAGTGAAAGACcaagaaaaagcagaaagaaaagattcTGCTGAAGAGAAGAGCAAGGTTGTAGATGAAGAATCAAAACAATCTGTTAACGAGATGCCACTGGTTCAGCTAAGTGAGTCCTTTGTGACACCAACGGTCACTGTTACTCTAGAAGAAGGCGGAAGGTCATTCAGCGACACCGAGCGACAAGCAAGCGGCGAAGGCTCGGCGTCAGAAACGGAGATTGCCGACTACGAGAGGCAGATCCGCAAATTGGAGATGGAGGACAGGCCTCTCAgtatggaggaggagagagaactgCAGGAGCTTCGTGAGAAAGTGAAGCTGGTCCACCAGGAAGCCTATGAGGAAGTGGATGCCGAAGATGTGTACCAGCTGACCGGTGTGGCCAAGGACCGGATTGCGAGGCCTATCAAAACCTCACCTGCTTCGTCCGTCGATAGCAACATCGATGATGATAAGCTGCTCTCTCCAGTGCTCTCACCTTCAAAGCTTAAACAAAGAGAAGTGTATGGTTCCCCCAAAAGAACTGTTTCACCAGTGTTAGGaattaacaaagaaaaagaggagtcagaaagaaaaatcagGGAAGAGCAAGAGAAGGAGGCAGctgagaagaaaatgaaagaagaggCTGACATAAAGAtcagagaagaagcagaaaagaaagaaaaggcaatGAAAGAAGAGGCTGAGATAAAAATCAGAGAAgaggcagaaaagaaagaaaaggcaatAAAAGAAGAGGCTGAGATAAAAAtcagagaagaagcagaaaagaaagaaaaggcaatAAAAGAAGAGGCTGAGATAAAAAtcagagaagaagcagaaaataaagaaaaggcaaTAAAAGAAGAGGCTGAGATAAAAATCAGAGAAgaggcagaaaagaaagaaaaggaaatgaaagaagaggCTGAGATAAAAAtcagagaagaagcagaaaagaaagaaaaggaaatgaaagaagaggCTGAGATAAAGAtcagagaagaagcagaaaggaaagaaaaggaaatgaaagaagaggCTGATATAAAAAtcagagaagaagcagaaagaaaagaaaaggaaatgaaagagatagaagagagggaaaggagagagaaggaagaggcaGAAAGAATCCTAAAGGAAGAGACagaaaggaaggagaaagagcaggatatgaaagaaaaggagaaagaagaaagagacaataaggaaaaggaagaaagagacaagaaagaaaaagaagagagggaaaaGATGGAGCAAGAAGCGataaaacagaaagaggaaagagagcagagagaaataGAGGAAAAAGTAAGAATAGAGAAAGAATTGcgagagaaggaagaaagagaaaagctaGAAATGGATCTgaaagagaaggaaggaaaagagaaagccGCTGAGATGGACAAAAGTGTTGCAGAGAAGCTCGAGGAGATGGCGAAGCAACCAGAGGAAGAAATTGCTGCAAGACCTGTGgagaaagaagctgaagaatctgtgGAGGCTGAAAAGGCGCAAGATAAAGGCAGGGAAGAGGTGTCAGATGAAGCAGGGCCAGCGGTGGTAAAGGAGATCCCAGAAACCCGAGCTGCCATCGAATCAGTGGTGACAGTTGAAGACGATTTCATCACCGTGGTCCAGACCATTGATGAAGCAGAAGAGCCGGGACACAGCGTTCGTTTCTCTGGTTCACCCGAGGCTGAAGTTCTCTGTGCTGCCTCCCAGAaagcggaagaagaagaagaagaggaggacgaggaggaggaagaagaggaggagtctGTGGAGTTGGCCCAAGAACCAGACATGGAGGCTGCAAgtgtagaggaggtggtggatgTTCTTGAGACCCCGGCCTCCCCTGGGAAGGAGGCTCAAACCATAGACACTGATGCCCCGACAGAGAGCTACGACAGAGATGAAACTACGATGGACGACTCCATCCTGGACAGCTCCTGGGTTGACACACAAG ATGATGATAAGAGTACGGCGACAGAGCATATCGAGCCTTTGCCAAAGGTGCCCAGCTCAGTCAAAAAGCCTGCTGTGGTCCAGAGCAAGCATACCCAacaaaggaaaacagaaaaacaagaaaaaacaatcaaGCCAAAGGCCAAAGGAGGACGGGCTAAGGGCCGAATGTCCACACCGGAACGCAAACCTCTCCGCAAAGAACCTGTCTTCATCCCCCGAGAAGAAATCCCCAAGAAAAAAG CTGTGATAAGGAAGGCCGAACTTACCAAATCCCCATCTAAGAGGAGTGCGATGAGGCCAGACGCCCGCCAGACCCGCCCCACCCAGCACCACTCCTGTCCTCGAAGGAGAGCCACAG AGGGGCTGCTGGACACCCGTCAGCCTCTGAGTGTTGCCAGAAAGTCTCGCGACAGAGCATCG TGCCACATCCATCATTCGCCACTAACAAAGATCCCCGCCTCCATATCCAGAGTGGCCGCCTCATTAGATAGACCTCGCCCATCCTCAGCGGAGCCTCAAAGACTCCCAGTATTACAGAGACTCGTGGCCGAG GACGGTGGGTCTTGGAGCCCTGCAAAAAGGTCCTCGGTGCCGCGCCATGCCTCCATTCTGAGTCGCAGGGTGTACCATGACAACGAAGAGAGCTCCACCTCCAtcaccagctccagctccacGGCGCCTCGCAGACCTACAT CATTTCCCACAGAGATGAGGGCAGAGCATAGGACCGGACGGACCCATAGCATGACAG AATCGGTGCGCTCACGTTCGGCTCGCAGCGGCCACTCCACTCCGCGCACTCCTGGTTCCACGGCCATCACTCCAGGAACCCCACCCAGCTACTCGTCGTCCTCAAGGACCGCTGGAACCCCACGCTCCCTCAGCTTGATGTCCCAGGAGAGGAAGATAGCCGTGGTCCGCACCCCGCCCAAGTCACCTGCAACCACCCCCAAGCAGCTGCGCATCATCAACCAGCCACTGCCCGACTTCAAAAACATCCGGTCCAAGATCGGCTCCATAGAGAATATCAAGTACCAGCCAAAAGGAGGACAG GTGATGATACAGAACAAGAAGATTGATTTGAGCCACGTGACTTCCAAGTGTGGCTCTCTTGACAACATCCACCATCGGCCAG GGGGGGGTAACGTGCGCATAGAGACTGTGAAGTTAGACTTCAAAGACAAAGCCCAAGCCAAGGTGGGTTCCCTGGATAACGCTCAGCACGCTCCTGGTGGAAGCCGCGTCACG ATTGAGAGCCACGGGCAGATTTTCCGTGACCACGCCACAGCACGAGTGGACCACGGAGCTGAGACCATTGTTCGGTCACCAGGCCTGTCCAGCCTGGTTTCCCCCCAGCACCATCGGGACAGCAACCCATCATCCTGCGGCAGTCTCAACGTGCTGGAGTCGCCTCAGTTAGCAACCCTTGCCGAGGATGTCACTGCAGCTCTGGCCGAGCAGGGTTTGTGA
- the map2 gene encoding microtubule-associated protein 2 isoform X5 has product MADSRQPEDGAPQWDPSGGQEATGNHGANGFPSTTYRTCQPSGAHMATGSYSARENGFNGELTGAPAITAEQVSARIVQEVTAEAVAVLKGEQETQRLPSVEDTANLPPSPPPSPAAQHFGPLEQDVGDEEEAGPLRRFQNSRERCKFLAPSISVSVPEDDPYHSDEEYYDHPLFSPEWTHSGSRPTGQAVAFRQIEEETMEALTAEYEEEVEEEEEEEESAEAAESEEALDEQQWSGEELELDSLQAEPLEQAEAVGEAQDVDLEPGEAARAAAESSLDREEEEEEEEAEAGGSPETALKMDSDKQGSEKSGSMSPDSIGSEKRPEEFNEPQMQGFFAGERVVPESPTMDMPSFDPPNVQTQAKEAARPLTLQPTYGEPITVSEKQPSVEVVEIGSIGAPPDSSSQVPKVQGEDSTRDTTDRSGMSAYFETSAMEVDVAPQSKGEGYYELSRSGEEKIMVDARPQEMSYSTLAEAQDKPNPKPANTVFTVPDRSNECRLSPGKLALEQRSYSLNITIGATDPSGQGRPRNFSPLATDIMSYTSGSLDESADYLPVTTPSVNNPPSLPPLILETAASITSDTSSPPRTSEPVSKPSPEPDSPVSPEPFQSTYKNGTVMAQDLPEMLDLAGTRSRLTSDNTEPEFTRRKSIQADFSAFTDDPPCSLVSEELSTGTRRNESQLEEMGYCVFSEYSGPMPSPADVLSPTNISPQAFTHSVLEAKVAEQARKLAVRDTSLEDTSQPSGIADVTEVKDQEKAERKDSAEEKSKVVDEESKQSVNEMPLVQLSESFVTPTVTVTLEEGGRSFSDTERQASGEGSASETEIADYERQIRKLEMEDRPLSMEEERELQELREKVKLVHQEAYEEVDAEDVYQLTGVAKDRIARPIKTSPASSVDSNIDDDKLLSPVLSPSKLKQREVYGSPKRTVSPVLGINKEKEESERKIREEQEKEAAEKKMKEEADIKIREEAEKKEKAMKEEAEIKIREEAEKKEKAIKEEAEIKIREEAEKKEKAIKEEAEIKIREEAENKEKAIKEEAEIKIREEAEKKEKEMKEEAEIKIREEAEKKEKEMKEEAEIKIREEAERKEKEMKEEADIKIREEAERKEKEMKEIEERERREKEEAERILKEETERKEKEQDMKEKEKEERDNKEKEERDKKEKEEREKMEQEAIKQKEEREQREIEEKVRIEKELREKEEREKLEMDLKEKEGKEKAAEMDKSVAEKLEEMAKQPEEEIAARPVEKEAEESVEAEKAQDKGREEVSDEAGPAVVKEIPETRAAIESVVTVEDDFITVVQTIDEAEEPGHSVRFSGSPEAEVLCAASQKAEEEEEEEDEEEEEEEESVELAQEPDMEAASVEEVVDVLETPASPGKEAQTIDTDAPTESYDRDETTMDDSILDSSWVDTQDDDKSTATEHIEPLPKVPSSVKKPAVVQSKHTQQRKTEKQEKTIKPKAKGGRAKGRMSTPERKPLRKEPVFIPREEIPKKKAVIRKAELTKSPSKRSAMRPDARQTRPTQHHSCPRRRATEGLLDTRQPLSVARKSRDRASDGGSWSPAKRSSVPRHASILSRRVYHDNEESSTSITSSSSTAPRRPTSFPTEMRAEHRTGRTHSMTESVRSRSARSGHSTPRTPGSTAITPGTPPSYSSSSRTAGTPRSLSLMSQERKIAVVRTPPKSPATTPKQLRIINQPLPDFKNIRSKIGSIENIKYQPKGGQVMIQNKKIDLSHVTSKCGSLDNIHHRPGGGNVRIETVKLDFKDKAQAKVGSLDNAQHAPGGSRVTIESHGQIFRDHATARVDHGAETIVRSPGLSSLVSPQHHRDSNPSSCGSLNVLESPQLATLAEDVTAALAEQGL; this is encoded by the exons ATGtaggggatgaggaggaggcgggcCCTCTCCGCCGCTTCCAAAATTCTCGGGAGAGGTGCAAGTTCCTCGCCCCCTCCATCTCAGTTTCCGTGCCCGAGGACGACCCGTACCACTCCGACGAGGAGTACTATGATCACCCATTGTTCAGCCCAGAGTGGACGCACTCGGGCTCTCGGCCCACAGGGCAGGCCGTGGCCTTTAGACAGATTGAAG AAGAGACCATGGAGGCTCTTACAGCTGAATATGAGgaagaggtggaagaggaggaggaggaggaggagagtgcagaagcagcagagtcGGAGGAAGCTCTTGATGAGCAGCAGTGGAGCggggaggagctggagctggacaGCCTCCAAGCTGAGCCCTTAGAGCAGGCAGAGGCCGTAGGCGAGGCCCAGGATGTAGACCTGGAGCCGGGCGAGGCAGCtagagctgctgcagaaagctctctggacagagaggaggaggaggaggaggaggaagcagaggctGGGGGGAGCCCTGAGACAG CTCTGAAGATGGACTCAGACAAGCAGGGAAGCGAGAAAAGTGGTTCCATGAGCCCAGACAGCATTGGATCGGAGAAACGCCCAGAGGAGTTTAATGAGCCCCAGATGCAAGGGTTCTTTGCTGGTGAACGAGTTGTACCAGAGAGCCCCACCATGGATATGCCATCATTCGATCCCCCCAACGTCCAGACCCAGGCCAAAGAAGCTGCCAGACCACTCACACTTCAGCCTACTTATGGCGAGCCTATCACAGTGTCAGAGAAACAGCCGtcagtggaggtggtggagatcgGCAGCATTGGTGCTCCTCCTGATTCCTCGTCACAGGTACCCAAAGTTCAAGGAGAAGACTCAACAAGGGACACTACAGACAGATCGGGCATGTCAGCATATTTTGAAACATCAGCCATGGAGGTTGACGTGGCTCCCCAAAGTAAGGGCGAAGGCTATTACGAACTGAGCAGATCTGGGGAAGAGAAGATTATGGTTGATGCCAGGCCTCAGGAGATGAGTTACAGCACACTAGCTGAAGCTCAGGATAAACCCAACCCTAAGCCAGCCAATACAGTGTTCACAGTTCCTGACAGGAGTAATGAATGCAGGCTTTCCCCGGGCAAACTGGCTTTAGAGCAGAGGAGCTACTCACTTAACATTACTATTGGAGCAACGGATCCAAGTGGCCAAGGAAGACCTAGGAACTTCTCCCCACTTGCCACAGATATCATGTCTTACACCAGTGGAAGTCTAGATGAGTCAGCAGACTACCTTCCAGTCACTACACCCTCCGTGAATAATCCTCCATCCCTGCCTCCTCTAATCCTGGAGACTGCGGCCTCCATCACCTCAGATACCTCATCTCCTCCAAGGACCTCTGAACCAGTTTCAAAACCCAGCCCTGAACCGGATTCGCCAGTATCACCAGAGCCATTCCAGAGCACCTATAAAAATGGCACAGTGATGGCGCAAGACTTACCTGAGATGCTGGACCTTGCTGGTACCCGTTCCAGACTCACATCAGACAACACTGAACCAGAATTCACCAGGAGAAAGTCAATTCAAGCTGATTTTTCAGCCTTCACAGACGACCCACCGTGCAGCCTTGTTTCGGAGGAACTTAGTACTGGGACCAGGAGGAATGAAAGCCAGCTGGAGGAGATGGGCTATTGTGTGTTCAGTGAATATTCAGGACCAATGCCATCACCGGCAGATGTGTTGAGCCCAACAAACATTTCTCCACAGGCCTTCACCCACTCAGTCCTGGAGGCAAAAGTGGCGGAGCAAGCCAGGAAATTAGCAGTCAGAGACACATCTTTGGAGGACACGAGCCAGCCATCAGGAATTGCTGATGTCACTGAAGTGAAAGACcaagaaaaagcagaaagaaaagattcTGCTGAAGAGAAGAGCAAGGTTGTAGATGAAGAATCAAAACAATCTGTTAACGAGATGCCACTGGTTCAGCTAAGTGAGTCCTTTGTGACACCAACGGTCACTGTTACTCTAGAAGAAGGCGGAAGGTCATTCAGCGACACCGAGCGACAAGCAAGCGGCGAAGGCTCGGCGTCAGAAACGGAGATTGCCGACTACGAGAGGCAGATCCGCAAATTGGAGATGGAGGACAGGCCTCTCAgtatggaggaggagagagaactgCAGGAGCTTCGTGAGAAAGTGAAGCTGGTCCACCAGGAAGCCTATGAGGAAGTGGATGCCGAAGATGTGTACCAGCTGACCGGTGTGGCCAAGGACCGGATTGCGAGGCCTATCAAAACCTCACCTGCTTCGTCCGTCGATAGCAACATCGATGATGATAAGCTGCTCTCTCCAGTGCTCTCACCTTCAAAGCTTAAACAAAGAGAAGTGTATGGTTCCCCCAAAAGAACTGTTTCACCAGTGTTAGGaattaacaaagaaaaagaggagtcagaaagaaaaatcagGGAAGAGCAAGAGAAGGAGGCAGctgagaagaaaatgaaagaagaggCTGACATAAAGAtcagagaagaagcagaaaagaaagaaaaggcaatGAAAGAAGAGGCTGAGATAAAAATCAGAGAAgaggcagaaaagaaagaaaaggcaatAAAAGAAGAGGCTGAGATAAAAAtcagagaagaagcagaaaagaaagaaaaggcaatAAAAGAAGAGGCTGAGATAAAAAtcagagaagaagcagaaaataaagaaaaggcaaTAAAAGAAGAGGCTGAGATAAAAATCAGAGAAgaggcagaaaagaaagaaaaggaaatgaaagaagaggCTGAGATAAAAAtcagagaagaagcagaaaagaaagaaaaggaaatgaaagaagaggCTGAGATAAAGAtcagagaagaagcagaaaggaaagaaaaggaaatgaaagaagaggCTGATATAAAAAtcagagaagaagcagaaagaaaagaaaaggaaatgaaagagatagaagagagggaaaggagagagaaggaagaggcaGAAAGAATCCTAAAGGAAGAGACagaaaggaaggagaaagagcaggatatgaaagaaaaggagaaagaagaaagagacaataaggaaaaggaagaaagagacaagaaagaaaaagaagagagggaaaaGATGGAGCAAGAAGCGataaaacagaaagaggaaagagagcagagagaaataGAGGAAAAAGTAAGAATAGAGAAAGAATTGcgagagaaggaagaaagagaaaagctaGAAATGGATCTgaaagagaaggaaggaaaagagaaagccGCTGAGATGGACAAAAGTGTTGCAGAGAAGCTCGAGGAGATGGCGAAGCAACCAGAGGAAGAAATTGCTGCAAGACCTGTGgagaaagaagctgaagaatctgtgGAGGCTGAAAAGGCGCAAGATAAAGGCAGGGAAGAGGTGTCAGATGAAGCAGGGCCAGCGGTGGTAAAGGAGATCCCAGAAACCCGAGCTGCCATCGAATCAGTGGTGACAGTTGAAGACGATTTCATCACCGTGGTCCAGACCATTGATGAAGCAGAAGAGCCGGGACACAGCGTTCGTTTCTCTGGTTCACCCGAGGCTGAAGTTCTCTGTGCTGCCTCCCAGAaagcggaagaagaagaagaagaggaggacgaggaggaggaagaagaggaggagtctGTGGAGTTGGCCCAAGAACCAGACATGGAGGCTGCAAgtgtagaggaggtggtggatgTTCTTGAGACCCCGGCCTCCCCTGGGAAGGAGGCTCAAACCATAGACACTGATGCCCCGACAGAGAGCTACGACAGAGATGAAACTACGATGGACGACTCCATCCTGGACAGCTCCTGGGTTGACACACAAG ATGATGATAAGAGTACGGCGACAGAGCATATCGAGCCTTTGCCAAAGGTGCCCAGCTCAGTCAAAAAGCCTGCTGTGGTCCAGAGCAAGCATACCCAacaaaggaaaacagaaaaacaagaaaaaacaatcaaGCCAAAGGCCAAAGGAGGACGGGCTAAGGGCCGAATGTCCACACCGGAACGCAAACCTCTCCGCAAAGAACCTGTCTTCATCCCCCGAGAAGAAATCCCCAAGAAAAAAG CTGTGATAAGGAAGGCCGAACTTACCAAATCCCCATCTAAGAGGAGTGCGATGAGGCCAGACGCCCGCCAGACCCGCCCCACCCAGCACCACTCCTGTCCTCGAAGGAGAGCCACAG AGGGGCTGCTGGACACCCGTCAGCCTCTGAGTGTTGCCAGAAAGTCTCGCGACAGAGCATCG GACGGTGGGTCTTGGAGCCCTGCAAAAAGGTCCTCGGTGCCGCGCCATGCCTCCATTCTGAGTCGCAGGGTGTACCATGACAACGAAGAGAGCTCCACCTCCAtcaccagctccagctccacGGCGCCTCGCAGACCTACAT CATTTCCCACAGAGATGAGGGCAGAGCATAGGACCGGACGGACCCATAGCATGACAG AATCGGTGCGCTCACGTTCGGCTCGCAGCGGCCACTCCACTCCGCGCACTCCTGGTTCCACGGCCATCACTCCAGGAACCCCACCCAGCTACTCGTCGTCCTCAAGGACCGCTGGAACCCCACGCTCCCTCAGCTTGATGTCCCAGGAGAGGAAGATAGCCGTGGTCCGCACCCCGCCCAAGTCACCTGCAACCACCCCCAAGCAGCTGCGCATCATCAACCAGCCACTGCCCGACTTCAAAAACATCCGGTCCAAGATCGGCTCCATAGAGAATATCAAGTACCAGCCAAAAGGAGGACAG GTGATGATACAGAACAAGAAGATTGATTTGAGCCACGTGACTTCCAAGTGTGGCTCTCTTGACAACATCCACCATCGGCCAG GGGGGGGTAACGTGCGCATAGAGACTGTGAAGTTAGACTTCAAAGACAAAGCCCAAGCCAAGGTGGGTTCCCTGGATAACGCTCAGCACGCTCCTGGTGGAAGCCGCGTCACG ATTGAGAGCCACGGGCAGATTTTCCGTGACCACGCCACAGCACGAGTGGACCACGGAGCTGAGACCATTGTTCGGTCACCAGGCCTGTCCAGCCTGGTTTCCCCCCAGCACCATCGGGACAGCAACCCATCATCCTGCGGCAGTCTCAACGTGCTGGAGTCGCCTCAGTTAGCAACCCTTGCCGAGGATGTCACTGCAGCTCTGGCCGAGCAGGGTTTGTGA